GATTAAATAgacatttatttcttgtttaatacgttatttaatatctaattacttttaaaattgagtaaatcttgaaatgtcttaatgaaaaatgcaaaatatcgCATATCagaatatatactttttcatCTACTCGTAAGAACTCTCTATAATGCAGAGATTCACGAAATAAATCGATTATTCTATTTAAGCATTAATTCTGTAATACAATCATCATCGATACAATCTACTAAAATAGATGcttcgtattttttatttagatgaaATAGTTAAGTTTTAAAAGGCAGTCAAGAGTATAACATATATTccttaatttttaagaaacctaacttaagaaaagaaaccctataatttaaaagaatctaAAGTAACgaaatctaataaataaataaacaaacttaataaattaaaaaagcaaaacaGAAATGCACGATTGTAAATTCAGAGTTACTCGCGAGGATCTTACGAGCGCGGTTCTCAAGGGAGAAACACAACACCCTGCTCGTCACGTTCGTCACGTTCAGCGCGATAAATAGACCGCGGAAGGTCGTCATGCGAATCAAACGGTAGAGTCATCCGGCAACGGTCCATGCAGCTACTATACGATAAAGTGAGGGCCAGTGGTCTCGTCAACGCCGAGATCGCGCGGAGAGGTGGAAGCGCATTGAACCGCCGTCGGCGGCAAATTGGACCACCTTCAAAAACTCATCGCTCGTTACGCaccgacgcgacgcgacgcgacgtcgACGGGAGCGACGGCGCGCGTTACTAATCGGCGATTACGAAGCGCTCGCGTGCGAATATGAAGAAGGCGCTTACTGTGATACACACGGTCCAAgccgacgcgacgcgacgcgtcgCGGATTCGCAACTTACGTGGCAGTTTAAATATAAGCGCGACGCCGTGCGTCCCGACAATCGCGCTCGAGGAGCGCCTCTTTTCCACGTAGGCGTCGTAGTCATGGCGAGATAATCCGACGCTTGGACACTTCACACGCCAGCGATTACGACGTCCTTGAAATTCGCGGAAGCGGAGGGATTACCGGTAGAAGTGTTTCTCTCGTACGTCAGCTTTCACGAAGCTTCCTTTATGACATCAACGTTTTTCGAGGGAACTGAAAACTCGCgagaattatgaattttataaaacaatatattacagCATTATCGGATTTTCAATAAGagctaaaattttatcaagagTTTTATTGAAGCTTCTTGATCAAAAAATCTAAAAGCGAGAAGCGCGTTATAAATTCTAcgattttaatatcatatagGTCTCAATTTCgtctattataaattatcaatggtttcaatatcaattaaaattgtattaaatcaTGAATATTGCACGCAACTGCAGGAAATTAAAACGTAGCAATTCCGCGGGGATCATCACATTGATCGTAAAAGTTATtcgaattgaaaataaattccgctaaatttctatacaatttttatttttttcggcGTAAGTTCacgttttaattatcaattgaaACATGTTCTGCAAATTAGTGAATGTCATTACCTAATTTCTGCGCGGAATACGCCCGTACATATCGCAGTCCGGCTATATCACGtgcgaattaaaatatttacgtgCGTTTATACAAGTTAGTTGCCATATTGCCGGGCTATCTGCAAAAGGGAAATATGTACATACGTTGGGGAGCGTCCCTCTCGTATTAACAATATTGCCATGCTATATCCCGGAGCTGATCGAGAATTCTACATCGACGACACGTTTCAAAAAACTATCAGTCGTTCGGCAGAGTGCACTGAGCTCGATCGTGCCCTCGAGTCATCACAAATCGATCGAAGCGGTCGCTCTGCGACGAACAATTATTGGATAAATGAGAAATCCCGCGGTGTACTCCTGTTTAGTCAAACTCAAACGCCCTTAGGGACGTCAGTTCTTTTGCTTATAAATGTATAGCGATCTCGCTTATTGGTGCATTTCGCGGATCGATACATGTTGTAGGCTATCGAAAGACGTCGGAAATAATTTCTCCTTACGTTTGAACGCAAAATGGCGAACATTTTTCTCGTAGATTTCAAAATTAGATATCTTAGTAGTTAAGCTATTTTAGCTTAGATATCCTGGCACAGCCAAGCTAAATTATATGATTCGGCTGAAGTGAAAAATTGGAGATTTATCAAATAAGATTTGATTATctcattacattattaattaacttttgcaTTGATTATAACTAAAGCGTCATCGATATCTTTGCGTTTTTGTTAAGGAAAAATTCTTTCAGTCTTTGATAGAAATGTTGCACcgtatatgataataaatcttttataattcttcGATTATCACTTTTTATCGGCAAACGACCGACTGACTATCTCAATCGAGAAagatagataatataatttctgtgACTCACCGTAATCAGGCCGAACGACAGCCTGCACGGCCTGTTCGTTCTTCTTGCTTCGGATCACCGGCTCGCCGAGGATCGTGAAGTTCCTGGGTCCCACGCGATTCACAAACACTAAATACACTTTGCCCCTTTTAATATTGGCTCGCACCACACCACTCGGATTATCgcgctgttgctgctgttgctgctgctgctgctgcttgTTGCCGCCCTTGCCGCCGTTCTCGTGGCCGTTGCACACGGTCGACTTGCCGGGCGCCAATTTGTCACGAAAGTGCAGTCGCACGCTGTCGTTCTTCTGCAGCGGCTGGAAGCCCGGTTGGCTCTTGTAAACCTGCTTTACCTCGAAGGTCACCGCGTAGTTCGAGCCGGGCTTCCTCAGCGAGGACATGCTACGAGCTTTACCCTCGAATACAGTGGGCGCCAGGAAGGCTCGATTGCCCACGTCGACGGCGGGGCACCAGTTCTGACCGCGGCAGCCTTTTTCCTTGTTCTTGCATCGGCGTCGCTGCTCGCGCGGCGAGTCCGCCTTGGTGCGGTTCTTTGGTCGTTGCTTCGTTGATCTGACGATTCGCGGCCGCTCCATCGACGATTCCGTCGGCGCCGGTGCCACCGCCGGCGGATACGTAAGAGGTGTTTGCGACGAGGAGTGATGAGGCGCGCGAGTCAGACCGGACTCGTTCATCTCTGGGTGAAGGACGCGGGCGTTTTCCGCCGCCTCGACGGCAGAAAGGATATTCTTCGCGAACCCCTCCATTTTCGGCAGACTCGATGTGATCGATCGAGTCCCGAAATTCTTCTCGGGCGACGCTCCGCCGTGGAAGTATTGCAAGATCCGTCGCGCGTCATTCTGCAGCGGATGTTCTCTTCCGGTGGAAAGATCTTGCACCTGGTTCACCGAGCTTGGATCAACCAGCAGAACTTTGTCAAGGTCGCGACGCGCGGGATGCCCCCCAACTTCTCCTCGTGATTGATAATCCTCGCCAAGGACTCGGTCCACGCTCAGCGATCGTGGACGATAATACCTCGTCTCGATGATGCCCGTGGCCGCCCTGGATGTCTCCCCGAGGGTGTCCCGAATGGCGGGGGGTGCCGCAGCGAGCGCCAGTGCGCCCCACCAGCCGCTTAAGAACCCGGCCAAAAGCAGAGGCGCCCACATCATCCAACCTGGTTAAGCGGTGTGATCGGGGGTGAGGTCGACACCTCGGTCACCCCGACTCGCACAGAGGCACGTGCTTCTcgccccctcctcctcctcgaGCTCGCAGAGCGAGCCCCTTTCGTTGCCGCGAATACTCGCGAGTCTTACGTCAACGTAAAGTTCACTATGCCCGATAACTCTTATCTCACGGTCACTTGTGAATCGAGGCGCGACTCGACTCCGCGACTCCGTCCCCACCTCGTCGAATAGCCAAATCGCTTCTTTATCAGCTTCCTCTTCCGAATCCTCACGAGATGTTGTACCACCGGTAATGGAACGTCGGGGCTTCTTCCACATTTGTCTTCATCCTACGCGACACCATGCTCTTCATCCTTGAAGCCGGCGGAGGCAGTCGTGGCGAACCGCACCATGCGGCCCGCTTCTGTCTCTCTTCCTGTCCctgcgtctctctctctcttcgtctcTTTTTCGGAAGAGTGTTGTATTATCGCAAATGATCCCGTCCGGCGGCTGCGACGATCGCGGACGCAACAACCAGCATCGATCTCTCACAGATCCTGATCATTATGATTCGCGATCGGCACGATCATTCTGATCCGACTTGAGCCTCGTTAATTGTTCTACCGCGAATTCCGAGTCCTTTCACGATTCCGAACGAGGGAGACTTTGATTCTTGATAATCGATGAACTAAAGAGCCGGCCGAATGATGAGTAGCAGTAGGCTTCTAATCCACGTGTTCGCTCGCGTTCGCAGACAGACAGAACTGATCGACTTCGCAGCAGGGAATATCCGCGACCGTCAAGAGCGCCGATCCCCACCGATCCGTCAGTAACATCGAGCCGAGCGGGATTCCGCGAGTGATTATCTCGTCACCCCCTCGCGCTGTCCGAGCCTCCTTATCGCGTTGCACTTCAAAaacaacagagagaaagagagagcaagagagagagagagagacagggAGGGAGTCAAGCCGCGGACTTCGAAATGTTGAAAACGAAAGCAGAAATACGAAACAGACGGCAGTGGCGGtaacgacgacgaagacgaagaacacgacgacgacgaaggaAGCGTCGGCTTCCTCTCTGACCAGCCGAGAcactatttaaatataccCACGAGACGACGCGCCCGCTACTCTCTCAACTCTGCGGCCGCCCGTCCGCTCGCTCGTGTGCGCACTACACTCTTTTCGGTCGCTTGCTTACCACTCTCTCGTCGTGCGCATTACGCTACGCACGGTTTTCGCTTTTCTAGCGGGCCATCCTCTCAGATCCGCGCGACAAAGGAGAGCCGAGAGAGGAGTGACGAGTCGGGGAAAGGAGACGGCGTGTAATTTGTACTCGCTGTCATCCGCGCGTTACTTCTTCTTTTCTCCCCCTGCTCTATTTTTCgaaactttctctctcttttcttttcttttttttttttttatctccctttctctcgcgcgcgtACGCTGGGAACCGTCTCCTCTCGCGAGGATGGTCGCGCGGTCCCGGACGAGATTTCCACGACGGGGGATAAAGTCGCGTGTGTCGCACGCGGCATGCACACACGAGGCGGCTCGCGTGTCACGCGTGTCGCGAGAGCCAGAGGAAGGGAGATCGTCGGTGGCCCCGCGTGTCGGGCGCGCGCG
This DNA window, taken from Linepithema humile isolate Giens D197 chromosome 7, Lhum_UNIL_v1.0, whole genome shotgun sequence, encodes the following:
- the vn gene encoding protein vein, giving the protein MMWAPLLLAGFLSGWWGALALAAAPPAIRDTLGETSRAATGIIETRYYRPRSLSVDRVLGEDYQSRGEVGGHPARRDLDKVLLVDPSSVNQVQDLSTGREHPLQNDARRILQYFHGGASPEKNFGTRSITSSLPKMEGFAKNILSAVEAAENARVLHPEMNESGLTRAPHHSSSQTPLTYPPAVAPAPTESSMERPRIVRSTKQRPKNRTKADSPREQRRRCKNKEKGCRGQNWCPAVDVGNRAFLAPTVFEGKARSMSSLRKPGSNYAVTFEVKQVYKSQPGFQPLQKNDSVRLHFRDKLAPGKSTVCNGHENGGKGGNKQQQQQQQQQQRDNPSGVVRANIKRGKVYLVFVNRVGPRNFTILGEPVIRSKKNEQAVQAVVRPDYVREVTLSELRDSIARLRDRVKLVCRTRGSPPPKVHWLKDGVPLHPRRGLRIQHKRRRSKVVISSAKLEDSGRYECVAESTSGHQATLAAQLLVTTHDTKIPETTTTWIRQEQPCPIAGDFCMNGGTCLFFETVGEPACRCAEGFTGLRCETKDVSSTGSVYNRHRVPFSCKLGLSTSYYC